The following is a genomic window from Lusitaniella coriacea LEGE 07157.
CAGCTTGATATTGACTTGGAAGCGGGAAAGCAAATTCTCGACGGTGATAAAGCCGAACAATTCGCTCGGTTTCGCATGGACGAGTATGGGGATATCGGTCGCGTTCAGCGCCAGCAAGTTTTGTTAAAATCCTTGCGCCAGCGACTGCAAAATCCGACGGTTCTGCCGCGTTTGCCTAAAGCGATTGGCATCATGGAGCAATTTGTAGACACGAATTTGAGCTTAGAGGAAATGCTTGCTTTGGTGGGGTTTGGTCTGAGTTTAGAAAAAAATGACATTCAAATGGTTCTGTTGCCCGGTCGTTTCAGCGAAACCTATGAATTCGAGGGGATCAGCTATTGGATTCTCTCAGAAGAAGGGCGCGATCGCGTGGCACAAAACTATTTCGAGCAATCGAGCGATTCCCTCACCGCAAGCGAACCCCGCGATTGGCATCGAATTCGCATCGCCATTCAAAACACCACCGACGATCCCGAAGTCGCCCAGGAAGCCGCCACCTATTTGCGCGATCGCGATTTCTCCAACGTCTATATTTCCGAACGCCAATCCACCCGAAAACTCAAAAAAACAGAAATTGTCGTTCAGCGAGGCAATCGATCCGCCGCAAGACAACTGCAACAACTCCTGGGATTTGGTCGCATTGAATCCGATTCTACCGGAGATATTGGGTCGGAATTAACCTTGCGGGTGGGAGATGATTGGTCGGATCGCGCCCAATTGACGGACGACATTGCCCCAGGGGAAAATTAATAGTAGCAAAACCCCATCCACGCATTATGATATAAAATTCGGTTGAATGCCCTCAGTGAGGACTGACACGGGGAAGGGGAGACACGGTGACACGGAGAGAGGACGGGGTGACGGGGTGACGGGGTGAGGACTGTTCGCTATTTTCCTGAACTGTTCCCTATTCCCTTGTCCTAGCAAGGGTTTCAGGGTGTTCACATCAGGCGTAATGGGCAATTTGAAGGATTTGATATGAAACCTCTAATTCGGCGTTTGTTCGGACTCATTCTCCTCCTTGCCCTCGCGCTGTTGTGGGTGATGTTAGACGCGCATCCGGCGATTGCCCAAAATAAAACCGTCAATTACACCCAAACCCAACTCCAGGATCGCGATTTTTCCTACCAAGATTTAGTTCGGGCTGTTTTTGCCGCCGCCGACGCGCGCAGAGCCAACTTTCAAGGTTCCGATCTCTCTGGATCGATCTTGACCGAAGGGGTCTTTTTGGAGGCAAACTT
Proteins encoded in this region:
- a CDS encoding pentapeptide repeat-containing protein, whose translation is MKPLIRRLFGLILLLALALLWVMLDAHPAIAQNKTVNYTQTQLQDRDFSYQDLVRAVFAAADARRANFQGSDLSGSILTEGVFLEANFEEANLTNALADRATFDFANFRNARLIDLVATRTRFFDAIITGADFSGAILDRYQVVLMCDRAEGINPITKVATRDSLGCR
- a CDS encoding LCP family protein translates to MPLNRNYPSKTSPSLRWGRWLLWSVAFVGAATLSAIAGVTVATIGPLPKSIVRLIPNAELAEKIESKSSQNAWKSLLRYQIERPVNILVMGIDRVLEAEAGSEEAFSGNSDTMLLLRFDPRNNSVRMLSIPRDTQVFIPEIGTTKINDANVQGGAPLAVEVVSETLNDVPIDRYVRVTNDAFRELVDLVGGIEVEVPYAMRYKDETQQLDIDLEAGKQILDGDKAEQFARFRMDEYGDIGRVQRQQVLLKSLRQRLQNPTVLPRLPKAIGIMEQFVDTNLSLEEMLALVGFGLSLEKNDIQMVLLPGRFSETYEFEGISYWILSEEGRDRVAQNYFEQSSDSLTASEPRDWHRIRIAIQNTTDDPEVAQEAATYLRDRDFSNVYISERQSTRKLKKTEIVVQRGNRSAARQLQQLLGFGRIESDSTGDIGSELTLRVGDDWSDRAQLTDDIAPGEN